The Tepidisphaeraceae bacterium region AGCCCCCGGCTGCGGCAAAACGATGACCGCTTCGGCCATAGCGGGTGAGTGCAAGTTGCCCCTAATGTTCGTTCAGCTTCACAGCCTGATTACACGATATATGGGCGAGACCGCAGCCAAGCTTCACCTCGTCTTTGAGGCCATGGGGAGGGCTCCGGGCGTTTACCTCTTTGACGAGTTCGATGCGATCGGTGCGACTCGTGCAGCACGGAACGACGTTGGAGAGATTCGCCGCGTCCTCAATTCGTTCCTTCAGCTACTAGAGCGTGATGACTCGGACAGCATCGTCGTCGCCGCTACGAACTTCGTCGGAATGCTTGACGAAGCCCTGTTCCGTCGTTTTGATGACGTCATCGAGTACGGCTTGGCCACGGGGCCGATGATTCGGACCTTGATCGAGAACCGGCTTGGCAGCTTTAACATCTCTGGTCTGAAGTGGAACGCGATAGCGAGGGCGGCGCGCGGGTTGAGCCACGCGGATATCGCGCGAGCATGTGACGAGGCGGCGAAACAAGCGGTCATGAGCGACTCTCGCGAAATTGACCCAGCCTTGTTGGCCGCCGCACTGCTTACGCGTCAGGCGATGCACAAGACACGGACTCAGGGTCGGGGTAGGTAATGAGCGAGAAGTCGCACCTTCGGATTGCTGCAAAGCCTGATACACGTCGCTACAAGTACGCCGGGGGCGGAGGAGGCGTAGAGTTCAAGCTGCCCCCACGCGATCGTTTAACACACGCTGCCAAACTTGAAGGCGAACTCTTTCAGGCTTCTGTTGCAGCACGTCAGGCTAGCGAGGAACAAGGCATCGAAGGCGGCGCCAAAGCGTTCGTTTACACGTTTCGCAGCGAGCCCGGCCACAAGCTTATGCTCAGCAGCCTCGAACGTCCTGCTCAAGGCATTGAGCTTCAGAGCGTCAAGAACGACGGTGATGTTGAGGTTGCCACGATCCGAGTTCAAACCGGGCAGCTGCGAGTCTTCTTCAATTTGATAAAAGCTTATAAGAGGAAAGCGTCTAAAAGCGGCAACTATCGCAATAAGAACCTGATCGAAAGCATCAGCAACATTAGCCTCGCTGCCCTGCGGGATCTATGGCAAGATCCCTCCGCGTTCCCGGCGCCCAACGAGCAGGTCTGGTGGGAAGTTTGGATTCGGCTCGGTCCAGGCGGGGCCAGTGGCACGTTTAGCCGTTTCAGGAGCCAACTTGTGGCTGCGGGTCTTCGGACCATCGATCAAAGCATTTCATTTCCCGAGCGGGTCGTCACGTTAGCTTGTGGCACTCAGGAACAGCTCAGCAGTTCGTTAGACCTTCTCGCCGAACTTGCCGAGCTTCGTCGTGCAAAGGAGTTAGCGTCAGAGTACGTGACGCTACCACCGCGCTACCAACGTGATTACATCGAAGATGCTGAGCAGAGGATTGTGAAGCCTGCCCCAGATGCACCTGCGGTCTGCTTGCTGGATACTGGTGTCAATCGCGGCCATCCGCTTTTGGCAATCGCTCTAGACGAAGACGACGTTCAAGCACTTCGCCCGGAATGGGGTAGTTCCGACCACGACAGTGGGCAGCACGGTACCGCCATGGCGGGTGTCGCGCTTTACGGTTGCCTGACTGACCTCTTTGACAGTACCGGGCCCTACGTCCTGCGGCATCGGCTCGAATCGGTCAAGCTTCTCCCTCCCGTAGGTAGCAACGAACCCGACCTGTACGGCGCTTTGACACAGGAGGCGGTCGCCAGAGCCGAGGTGCAAGCTCCTCAGCGACTGCGAAGCATCTGTCTTACGATCACGAGTGACACCGATGATAAGGCGTTGCCGTCCTCTTGGTCGGCGGCGATCGACCAGATGTGTTCGGGGCACCTCGACCAAACTAGACGCCTGATGTTCATTGCGGCAGGTAACGTCGGCAGCGAGTTCTCAACGGTCGGCTACAAGTACCACCAGTGGAACTGCGAATGCGGAGGACTCGAAGATCCCGGGCAATCTTGGAACGCGGTCACCGTAGGTGCGATTACCGAGAAAGCGTTCGTCAAGGACCCGGATTACCGGGACTGGCAGGTCATGGCCGAAAGCGGTGACCTGGCTCCTGCCAGTCGCACCTCGTTAGCATGGCCTGAGCAACTGCACCGAGGTTGGCCGTTGAAGCCAGACCTCGTGCTGGAGGGCGGGAACTATATCGAGAAAGACGGCGATCGGACGAGCCTTGACGATCTGTCAGTGCTGACCACAGTGATGAAATCCGATGGAAAACGTCTCGCGACAACCGGTGACACGAGCGCGGCTACGGCAGCGGGTGCCCGGCTCGGGGCGATCATCGCGAGCCACTATCCCCGCTACTGGCCAGAAACGATTCGCGCGCTGCTCGTACATTCGGCAAGGTGGACAGACGCAATGAGGACTCGTTTCCCGGGTTCGGCTCGCGCTAGCGTGCAACAGCGACTTCGCTGTTACGGCTACGGCATTCCGCGACTGTCGAAGGCGTTGTGGAGCGCCGAACATTCAGTCACGATGATCTTCGAAGGCGATTTACAGCCCTACACGAAGGTCGGCGACGATGTGCAGACGAATGAGATGCACATCCACCAGCTTCCATGGCCGCGTGAGGCGTTGCTGGGTCTGGGGGACACGCAGCTTTCGATGCGAGTAACTCTATCCTACTTTGTCGAACCTAGCCCGGGTCGGATCGGCTGGCAGAAACGTCATCGATATCAATCACACGGTTTACGCTTCGACGTCATTCGCCCACTGGAGAACGAGTTCGAATTCCGGCAACGAATCTCACGTAATTAATGGGATGAGGCAGCTGGGCGACCGAAGCCTGTCGGCGAAAGCCGTAACTGGGTCGTCGGCGAGAATGGCCGGACACACGGCTCTCTCCATTCGGACTGGTGGGAAGGTTCAGCGGCGGAACTGGCAGATTCAAACCGGTTGGCCGTTTATCCTGTGACCGGGTGGTGGAAAGAACGGCCGCACCTCGAACAGTGGACGAGTCGGGCGAGGTACAGCTTGGTCGTTACGATCGAGACACCGAAAGCGGACGTGAATCTATACGCGCTTATCGAGGCTGAGACGGCGATTTCCACGGAAGTAGGCGTCGAAATGGACCTCAGTTAGCACACCCTCGTATTCATAGATTTCGCTGTATCCACATTCAACTTGCTGTCCCGCCCCACATCGAGCAATGTCCCGCCAGCGCCCGGCAGCGTGCCGCGCGCAACAAAATGGCCTCGCGGTGTTACAAGCACCCGAGGCCGTGGCCATCGCTTTCTGAGGAGCGACGACATGCCAGAGCATACCGAAGAGTCCTCGTCTCCCGTTGCCTTGCTTGGCTCATAAATCGGGTCGCGGAACCCGCAGCGTTCGGAGCGTCTTGCGTGCCCATCCCGCTGCGTGTAATAGGGAACTCGCAATCCAAGGCTTGCCACGCGCACGTACACCCAGGCCGCCGTCGTCAACTTTATCTGGAATATCCTTACGCGAGGTCATTATGCCAACGCGAAACTTTCTGTACCCCATCCGCCGGTGCTTCAATCTGCAATTTGCCTGCGTGCTGTTGGCGCTGCTGATTGGTCCCATGTCGTCCGTGTTCGGTGAGGAGGTGGGTGAGCTCACGATCCGCGACCTGTTGCCGTTGGACGCGGCGGAGCGCCAGCGGTTGCGGCTGATCGTCGCTGGCGACCCGGACGCCGGCGCGCTGTTCGATCGGCGAGCGGCCGAGGCACGAAGGCTGCTCGACGCGACGCCCAGGCCGCTGGCGAAGATCGAGTACGAGGGGCTCGTGAACACCGACCCGCGCCGTGTGCGGACGGTCGAGCACCTGGCGGACATGGACGCGCTGGCGGCGATGTTCGAGTGGTGGCAGGCGTCTGACGACGCGCGGGCCGCAGCCAAATGTGTCGAATACGTTGCCGCGTGGACGGCGACGTACACGCCGACCGGCAATGACGTCAACGACAACAAGCTCCTGCCGGTCATCATCGCCGGCAGTGCCCTGCGCGGCCGGATGACCGACGCGCAGGCCACGCAGTTTCAAACTTGGTTGAACGAGATGGGCCGCAAGCATCGTGCGGCCGCCCGGGAGCAAACGGAACGCCGTACGAACCGCTATACGAAGCGCCTGCGCCTGATGGCGCTGGTCGCCCTGTCGCTGGACGACCGCGACCTGCTGCGCGACGTGCGGGTGGGCTTCGAGCAGTTCGTGACGACCGGCCTGTACCCCGATGGCACCAGCGAGGACCTGAAGCGGCGCGACACGCTCACGTATCACAGCAGCGCGCTGGCCCCGCTGCT contains the following coding sequences:
- a CDS encoding ATP-binding protein, which produces MVLPGSITNRLTEVVRQYKQRDRLRSHGLTPKRRLLLIGAPGCGKTMTASAIAGECKLPLMFVQLHSLITRYMGETAAKLHLVFEAMGRAPGVYLFDEFDAIGATRAARNDVGEIRRVLNSFLQLLERDDSDSIVVAATNFVGMLDEALFRRFDDVIEYGLATGPMIRTLIENRLGSFNISGLKWNAIARAARGLSHADIARACDEAAKQAVMSDSREIDPALLAAALLTRQAMHKTRTQGRGR
- a CDS encoding S8 family peptidase; protein product: MSEKSHLRIAAKPDTRRYKYAGGGGGVEFKLPPRDRLTHAAKLEGELFQASVAARQASEEQGIEGGAKAFVYTFRSEPGHKLMLSSLERPAQGIELQSVKNDGDVEVATIRVQTGQLRVFFNLIKAYKRKASKSGNYRNKNLIESISNISLAALRDLWQDPSAFPAPNEQVWWEVWIRLGPGGASGTFSRFRSQLVAAGLRTIDQSISFPERVVTLACGTQEQLSSSLDLLAELAELRRAKELASEYVTLPPRYQRDYIEDAEQRIVKPAPDAPAVCLLDTGVNRGHPLLAIALDEDDVQALRPEWGSSDHDSGQHGTAMAGVALYGCLTDLFDSTGPYVLRHRLESVKLLPPVGSNEPDLYGALTQEAVARAEVQAPQRLRSICLTITSDTDDKALPSSWSAAIDQMCSGHLDQTRRLMFIAAGNVGSEFSTVGYKYHQWNCECGGLEDPGQSWNAVTVGAITEKAFVKDPDYRDWQVMAESGDLAPASRTSLAWPEQLHRGWPLKPDLVLEGGNYIEKDGDRTSLDDLSVLTTVMKSDGKRLATTGDTSAATAAGARLGAIIASHYPRYWPETIRALLVHSARWTDAMRTRFPGSARASVQQRLRCYGYGIPRLSKALWSAEHSVTMIFEGDLQPYTKVGDDVQTNEMHIHQLPWPREALLGLGDTQLSMRVTLSYFVEPSPGRIGWQKRHRYQSHGLRFDVIRPLENEFEFRQRISRN
- a CDS encoding alginate lyase family protein, which codes for MPTRNFLYPIRRCFNLQFACVLLALLIGPMSSVFGEEVGELTIRDLLPLDAAERQRLRLIVAGDPDAGALFDRRAAEARRLLDATPRPLAKIEYEGLVNTDPRRVRTVEHLADMDALAAMFEWWQASDDARAAAKCVEYVAAWTATYTPTGNDVNDNKLLPVIIAGSALRGRMTDAQATQFQTWLNEMGRKHRAAAREQTERRTNRYTKRLRLMALVALSLDDRDLLRDVRVGFEQFVTTGLYPDGTSEDLKRRDTLTYHSSALAPLLDIATFARGDDRDWYRWESPTGSSVKKSLDYLVPYADGTLTRQEWVNTTVDLDRRRAAAGLSAYQPGKLFDPQDALDELEQASYFDPNLLPLVAKLAGSPSTRFPTWRTLVQAAARPEPQIEK